A genomic window from Carassius carassius chromosome 29, fCarCar2.1, whole genome shotgun sequence includes:
- the glra4a gene encoding glycine receptor, alpha 4a encodes MLPQVIRILYILSFFFFQGGFIRLGSCKEEIKSSSRPAPKPMSPSDFLDKLMGRTSGYDARIRPNFKGPPVNVTCNIFINSFGSITETTMDYRLNVFLRQQWNDPRLAYSEYPDNSLDLDPSMLDSIWKPDLFFANEKGANFHEVTTDNKLLRIFQNGNVLYSIRLTLILSCPMDLKNFPMDIQTCTMQLESFGYTMNDLIFEWLSDSPVQVADDLTLPQFLLKEEKDLGYCTKHYNTGKFTCIEVKFHLERQMGYYLIQMYIPSLLIVILSWVSFWINMDAAPARVGLGITTVLTMTTQSSGSRASLPKVSYVKAIDIWMAVCLLFVFAALLEYAAVNFVSRQHKEFIRMRKKQRRQRIEEEIVRESRGFYFRGYGLGHCLQAKDGTAVEGSTVFAPPPPVQVLYDGEAVRKRFVDRAKRIDTISRAVFPLSFLIFNVFYWITYKVLRHEDIHTNL; translated from the exons ACTGGGCTCCTGTAAAGAGGAGATAAAGTCCTCCAGCAGGCCAGCCCCAAAGCCTATGTCCCCATCGGACTTTCTGGACAAGCTGATGGGAAGAACCTCCGGCTATGATGCTCGCATCAGACCCAACTTCAAAG GACCACCAGTAAATGTCACCTGTAATATTTTCATCAACAGCTTTGGCTCCATTACAGAGACAACTATG GATTATAGGCTTAATGTCTTTCTACGTCAGCAGTGGAATGACCCTCGATTGGCTTATAGTGAATATCCTGATAATTCTTTAGACCTGGACCCTTCTATGCTGGACTCCATATGGAAACCTGACTTGTTCTTTGCTAATGAAAAAGGTGCAAACTTTCATGAAGTCACAACAGACAACAAGCTGCTGAGGATCTTTCAGAATGGGAATGTGTTATACAGTATTAG GCTAACACTTATCCTGTCTTGTCCCATGGACTTGAAGAACTTCCCAATGGACATTCAAACCTGTACCATGCAGCTAGAAAGCT TTGGCTACACCATGAATGATCTGATCTTCGAGTGGCTTTCTGATAGCCCTGTGCAGGTGGCAGATGACTTGACTCTTCCACAATTTTTACTAAAGGAGGAAAAAGATCTTGGCTACTGTACTAAGCACTACAACACAG GTAAATTCACCTGCATTGAGGTGAAGTTTCACTTAGAGAGACAGATGGGCTACTATCTCATTCAGATGTACATCCCCAGTCTGCTGATTGTCATCTTGTCTTGGGTGTCTTTCTGGATCAACATGGATGCCGCCCCTGCTCGGGTAGGCTTGGGTATCACCACTGTGCTCACCATGACCACCCAGAGCTCTGGTTCACGAGCTTCTCTACCCAAG GTGTCCTACGTTAAGGCCATTGACATATGGATGGCCGTTTGTCTGTTGTTTGTGTTTGCTGCATTGCTGGAGTATGCAGCAGTCAACTTCGTCTCAAGGCAACACAAGGAGTTCATCAGGATGCGCAAGAAGCAGCGAAGGCAGAGAATC GAGGAGGAGATTGTTCGGGAGAGCCGTGGCTTTTACTTTCGTGGGTATGGACTCGGCCATTGCTTACAAGCAAAAGACGGGACAGCTGTGGAGGGGTCCACCGTATTCGCCCCACCACCCCCAGTGCAAGTGCTATACGATGGAGAGGCCGTCCGGAAGCGTTTTGTTGACCGAGCCAAGCGAATCGACACCATATCCAGAGCCGTGTTTCCTCTCAGCTTCCTCATATTCAACGTCTTCTACTGGATCACCTACAAAGTGCTGCGACACGAGGACATCCACACTAACCTGTAA